One genomic window of uncultured delta proteobacterium includes the following:
- a CDS encoding conserved hypothetical protein (Evidence 4 : Homologs of previously reported genes of unknown function), which translates to MKAWRRATMIPSFSGGKDSTYLVLRLHELGIKMTDIVYFDTGWEFPHMEAHIAQVEDIIKQKITRLVPRESFDFILARKARTRNIQNTRQGYGWPSAMRRWCTGEKTRAINAYVNSLTWQGISLPAVQCLGYASDEPDRVEKHRAKKAPRFQCYAYPMVEWGISEEHALAYCRERGLTWGGLYGIFDRVSCWCCPLGGIAQAEKLYHHFPAFWQRMLEMESWLPEPYRQYAGKHSVSDLDKRFSGEAARRSHQPPQQAA; encoded by the coding sequence ATGAAGGCTTGGCGGAGAGCAACAATGATTCCGTCTTTCTCTGGTGGGAAAGACAGCACCTATCTTGTGCTGCGGCTTCATGAGCTTGGCATCAAAATGACCGATATTGTTTATTTTGATACTGGTTGGGAATTTCCCCATATGGAGGCGCATATTGCGCAGGTTGAAGACATTATCAAGCAAAAAATTACCCGCCTCGTTCCCCGCGAAAGTTTTGATTTTATCTTGGCGCGGAAAGCCCGCACGCGAAATATTCAAAATACACGCCAGGGTTACGGTTGGCCCTCTGCAATGCGGCGCTGGTGTACTGGAGAAAAGACCCGCGCTATCAACGCATACGTCAACTCCCTGACCTGGCAGGGAATTAGCCTTCCTGCCGTTCAATGCCTCGGCTATGCCTCCGATGAGCCTGACCGCGTGGAAAAGCACAGGGCAAAGAAGGCTCCACGCTTTCAATGCTATGCCTATCCGATGGTGGAATGGGGGATCTCTGAAGAACACGCTTTGGCGTATTGCAGGGAGCGCGGTCTGACCTGGGGCGGCTTATATGGTATTTTTGACCGCGTAAGCTGCTGGTGCTGTCCGTTGGGCGGCATTGCGCAGGCTGAAAAGTTATACCATCACTTCCCGGCATTCTGGCAGCGTATGTTGGAAATGGAATCATGGCTCCCGGAGCCGTATCGGCAATATGCCGGGAAACACTCTGTTTCTGACCTGGACAAACGCTTTTCCGGAGAGGCTGCTCGCCGTTCACATCAACCTCCTCAACAGGCCGCGTAG
- a CDS encoding DNA topoisomerase I, plasmid, with product MCSKLLILESPGKVKKVQEILGSDWKVVASVGHVRDLPIKEMGVAAPGFKPKYIPTDRGKDVLSRLAGLVKNVEAVYLATDPDREGEAIAWHIQDALKLKDAKRVTYAEITEKAIKAALDVPRSIDMALVAAQEGRRVLDRFCGYMVSGPLSNVAGEKLSAGRVQSPAVRLVVEREREIQDFRSTTHYGAELSFENVDNITDGWKATWLVKPWLEDGQEYLLDKALAEKAAALRSLEVVDCKESESRSAPPAPFTTSSLQQAASNALKFTPKQTMQLAQRLYEQGAITYMRTDSHNLSQDAGDAIRAFCEGQGWPLVENPRSWKSKEGAQEAHEAIRPTHIEIEEAGETADEKALYRLIRLRSLASQLEDAVYAVRVLQLAADLDGKQALFEAKGRTLLSQGWKVLTAGDVTADDVEDATEPENPVPAMKPGTRPTALTGTVLTKKTKPAARFTEASLIRELEKRGIGRPSTYAAILDTIMSRGYVKTEKRFLTPTPLGVMVVDKLRDNFSFVEYKFTRQMEQALDDIAAGKADYHSVISEAHARLKQELQAFAKATGKVCEKCGKPMVRRVKKPGKDGKGGYDFWGCTGWPECK from the coding sequence ATGTGCTCAAAACTGCTTATTCTCGAATCCCCCGGCAAAGTGAAAAAGGTGCAGGAAATCCTCGGTTCCGACTGGAAGGTTGTGGCCTCGGTCGGCCATGTGCGCGATCTGCCTATCAAGGAAATGGGCGTGGCCGCGCCGGGTTTCAAACCGAAATACATTCCCACGGACAGGGGCAAAGATGTTCTCTCCCGTCTGGCTGGGCTGGTCAAAAACGTGGAAGCCGTCTACCTGGCCACCGACCCTGACCGCGAAGGGGAAGCCATCGCCTGGCATATCCAAGACGCTCTGAAGCTCAAGGACGCCAAGCGCGTCACCTATGCGGAAATCACAGAAAAGGCCATCAAAGCCGCGCTTGATGTGCCGCGCTCCATAGACATGGCCCTGGTGGCTGCGCAGGAAGGGCGGCGGGTTCTGGATCGCTTCTGCGGCTATATGGTCAGCGGGCCTCTTTCCAATGTGGCCGGCGAGAAGCTGTCGGCCGGCCGGGTACAGAGTCCGGCTGTACGTCTGGTGGTGGAGCGCGAGCGGGAAATTCAGGATTTTCGCAGCACAACCCACTACGGCGCGGAGCTGAGCTTTGAGAACGTAGACAACATCACGGACGGCTGGAAGGCCACATGGCTGGTCAAGCCGTGGCTTGAAGACGGTCAGGAATACCTGCTTGATAAAGCCCTGGCCGAAAAAGCGGCGGCGCTCCGCTCCCTTGAAGTCGTAGACTGCAAAGAGTCGGAAAGCCGCTCCGCGCCTCCGGCTCCCTTTACCACCTCCAGCCTGCAACAGGCTGCCTCCAACGCTCTGAAATTCACGCCCAAGCAAACCATGCAATTGGCGCAACGCCTCTATGAACAAGGGGCGATCACCTACATGAGAACGGACTCTCACAACCTTTCGCAGGACGCCGGGGATGCGATTCGCGCCTTCTGCGAAGGCCAGGGCTGGCCGCTGGTGGAAAATCCACGCTCCTGGAAGTCGAAAGAAGGCGCACAGGAAGCGCATGAAGCCATTCGCCCCACGCATATAGAAATCGAGGAAGCAGGCGAAACCGCCGATGAAAAGGCTCTGTACCGGCTGATCCGCCTGCGCTCGCTAGCCAGCCAGCTGGAAGACGCCGTGTACGCCGTGCGGGTGCTTCAGCTAGCTGCGGATCTGGACGGCAAACAGGCGCTCTTTGAAGCCAAGGGGCGGACGCTCCTTTCCCAAGGTTGGAAGGTGCTGACAGCGGGAGATGTGACCGCGGATGATGTTGAAGACGCTACGGAACCGGAAAACCCGGTTCCGGCCATGAAGCCGGGAACCAGGCCCACGGCGCTGACCGGCACGGTGTTGACCAAAAAGACCAAACCCGCTGCCCGATTCACCGAAGCCAGCCTGATCCGCGAATTGGAAAAGCGCGGCATTGGTCGCCCGTCCACTTATGCCGCTATCCTGGATACCATCATGAGCCGGGGCTACGTCAAAACTGAAAAACGCTTCCTCACCCCCACGCCGCTGGGTGTTATGGTGGTGGATAAGTTGCGCGACAACTTCAGCTTCGTGGAATACAAGTTTACCCGCCAGATGGAACAGGCGCTGGATGACATCGCCGCAGGCAAAGCCGACTACCACTCCGTGATCAGTGAGGCTCATGCCCGCCTGAAACAGGAACTCCAGGCCTTTGCCAAGGCCACAGGCAAGGTCTGCGAAAAATGTGGCAAGCCTATGGTGCGCCGGGTGAAAAAGCCCGGCAAAGACGGCAAGGGCGGCTACGATTTCTGGGGCTGCACCGGCTGGCCGGAATGCAAATAA
- a CDS encoding conserved hypothetical protein (Evidence 4 : Homologs of previously reported genes of unknown function) gives MDIRDLSSPEAQEKTRQAKEQFRLGVPVDERSVRKEILESWQRSRSYGLDFETADKSLISPAALKKRIRERQVLYDIAAPVIDKLYDFTTGSGFLSILCDEEGYVLKTIGDDEIRAAAQKNLLVEGCNRSERRIGTNGIGTPLVTHTPIQVFGEEHFHSPHNNRVCSGAPIFGPGGVPIGVFCLTGRSETVSFHTLGLAVSVANDISQQIRMLQAYNTVDRLQKQAELIVETVPSGILLMNKDLEIIRTNSRGAALLHKPQNEIMGKKLHEILHREPFSPDNLEETIDDQKVCIEEGGRKTNFIFTLNAASKDHYVVTFVKTESLQKKIHRLIGSEAYFTFDDIIGRSSGIQNAIALAKIASGNRSTVLLTGESGTGKELFAQAIHNAGPRRDAPFVVLNCAALPKSLIESELFGYENGAFTGARREGYAGKFELANGGTIFLDEIGDMPLDVQASLLRVLQNREVSRIGSTRATKLDVRIIAATNINLPESIKNNAFRGDLYYRLNVFNIHIPPLRERPADIRALAEYFLHKYAEFSSRPVRGFSEEAFRALEGHSWYGNIRELENIIERAIYVARSEFLTVEEIHLVSNFPSTDHVETVPSPKPAPVSSASPDFMGFSPQGGLDLPSLFEAEDPLAAIEYALTAANGNISRAAEMLCANRRTLYRKLHSYGLDPKQLRRQAKRKKSSGGALPGVPNSLNK, from the coding sequence CGCAAGGAAATTCTGGAGTCGTGGCAGCGCTCCCGCTCATACGGCCTGGATTTCGAGACGGCCGACAAATCCCTGATTTCTCCCGCCGCGTTGAAAAAACGCATCCGAGAGCGCCAGGTGCTGTATGATATTGCCGCGCCCGTCATAGACAAATTGTATGACTTCACCACAGGATCGGGCTTTCTCTCAATACTTTGCGATGAAGAGGGGTACGTTCTCAAAACCATTGGCGACGATGAAATACGGGCCGCCGCGCAAAAAAATCTGTTGGTTGAAGGGTGCAATCGCAGCGAGCGGCGGATAGGCACCAACGGTATCGGCACTCCGCTGGTGACGCATACCCCCATTCAGGTTTTTGGAGAGGAGCATTTCCACTCGCCCCACAATAACAGAGTCTGTTCCGGCGCGCCGATATTCGGCCCGGGCGGCGTGCCCATCGGTGTCTTCTGCCTGACAGGGAGGAGCGAGACCGTTTCCTTTCATACGCTCGGTCTTGCCGTTTCCGTTGCGAACGACATTTCACAGCAAATCAGGATGCTGCAGGCTTACAATACCGTGGACAGGCTGCAAAAGCAGGCGGAACTCATAGTGGAAACCGTGCCTTCGGGCATTTTGCTGATGAATAAGGATCTGGAGATTATCCGCACGAACTCCCGGGGGGCGGCTTTGCTGCATAAACCTCAAAATGAGATAATGGGCAAGAAGCTTCACGAAATTCTGCACAGAGAGCCGTTTTCACCGGATAACCTGGAAGAGACGATTGACGACCAAAAGGTTTGTATTGAGGAGGGCGGGAGAAAAACCAATTTTATTTTTACGCTCAACGCGGCCAGCAAGGACCATTACGTCGTGACGTTCGTAAAAACGGAATCCTTGCAGAAAAAAATACACAGACTCATCGGTTCCGAAGCGTACTTCACCTTCGATGACATTATCGGACGCTCTTCGGGGATCCAGAACGCGATCGCCTTGGCGAAAATAGCCTCCGGCAACAGGTCGACCGTGCTGCTGACCGGTGAAAGCGGCACGGGCAAAGAGCTTTTTGCTCAAGCCATACATAATGCCGGCCCCCGGCGGGATGCCCCGTTCGTGGTGCTCAACTGCGCGGCCTTGCCCAAAAGCCTTATCGAGAGCGAGTTGTTCGGTTATGAAAACGGCGCGTTTACCGGCGCGCGGCGGGAAGGGTACGCCGGAAAGTTTGAATTGGCGAACGGCGGGACGATCTTTCTGGACGAGATCGGGGACATGCCTTTGGATGTTCAGGCGAGCCTGTTGCGGGTGCTGCAAAACAGGGAAGTCAGCCGGATCGGCAGCACAAGGGCCACCAAACTGGACGTGCGCATTATTGCGGCCACCAACATAAATTTGCCGGAATCCATCAAGAATAATGCGTTCAGAGGGGATTTGTACTACCGGCTTAACGTTTTTAATATTCATATCCCCCCGCTCCGGGAACGCCCGGCGGATATTCGTGCGCTTGCGGAGTACTTTTTGCACAAGTATGCGGAATTCTCATCCCGTCCCGTCCGCGGTTTCAGCGAGGAAGCGTTTCGCGCTTTGGAAGGCCACAGCTGGTACGGCAATATCCGCGAGCTGGAGAATATTATTGAACGCGCAATCTACGTTGCGCGTTCAGAGTTCCTGACGGTCGAGGAAATTCATCTGGTGAGCAATTTTCCCTCCACGGATCATGTTGAAACGGTTCCTTCCCCCAAACCCGCCCCGGTATCTTCCGCCAGCCCGGACTTTATGGGCTTTTCGCCTCAGGGCGGCCTGGACCTCCCCTCCTTATTCGAGGCGGAAGATCCCCTTGCCGCCATTGAATATGCGCTCACCGCCGCCAACGGCAACATCTCCCGGGCCGCCGAGATGTTGTGCGCAAACCGGCGCACGCTTTACCGCAAACTCCACAGCTACGGGCTTGATCCAAAACAATTGCGTCGCCAAGCCAAACGGAAAAAATCCAGCGGCGGCGCGTTGCCTGGCGTGCCAAACTCGCTGAACAAATAA